A DNA window from Acetobacter aceti NBRC 14818 contains the following coding sequences:
- a CDS encoding TonB-dependent receptor, with protein sequence MAAKSASRLLSLLLASCSFIPVSLAAEPATKAQPGKPLAGAASAKPSVEADKTENIVIRAARRERMEVTSGGQLGALGTKKGLDVPFNIRSYNSSLILNQQSQTLGQVLENDPSVRTTMGYGNFSEMFVIRGFPVNGDDISINGLYGVVPRQLVSPQLYDQVQVLNGASAFLNGAAPSGSSIGGNINLMFKHAEKTDLNRVTGDYTSNGQGGGAIDFGRRFGQDKAFGFRLNAAGMDGQTSIDHERRHDAVVGGTFDWHDDNTRIDLNMAYQNQNVQDGRGGVFLGSGVTSVPRPVAPSHNFGQRWTYADLNYLFGTLNIEHDFGKHITVYGAFGALGSDEKGNYSTFTVSNAATGAGTAGAMYVPYQQSNESTRAGVRAHVDTGPIHHEINAGGSALWEEARTAYSMYYNNAAPLNSNLYNTPQLAAPEQNLAGGNLKDPTRSNWTKLYSLYLSDTMTFWHDRIVLTAGFRYQNILDNSYNYSTNGSLQDGYNKGAFTPVVGLVIHPTRQTAIYFNRIEGLSKGPAATGTNVVNLGQIFAPYQSVQYEVGAKYDIGRFNVGLAFYQISQPNSYTEPYGNTGELIFRDNGVQRNRGMELTVNGEIIKGLRFNGGLTLIDADLKRTAGGTNNGHTAIGIPNYTINGNLEYDLPFLKGATVIGRVVNTGKQMVNVENTAHLPVWTRFDLAARYTFAAYGKPLTLRFGVDNLANTRFWSSAFNGYLLEGLPRTFKFSFTTDL encoded by the coding sequence ATGGCTGCAAAGTCCGCATCCCGCTTGCTATCCCTGCTGCTAGCCTCATGCAGTTTTATCCCGGTCAGTCTCGCGGCAGAGCCTGCGACAAAGGCTCAACCGGGAAAGCCTCTTGCTGGGGCGGCCAGTGCGAAACCATCTGTTGAAGCCGACAAAACCGAAAACATTGTCATCCGTGCAGCGCGACGCGAACGGATGGAAGTGACCAGCGGCGGTCAGCTTGGAGCGCTTGGAACGAAGAAGGGGCTCGATGTCCCGTTCAATATCCGCAGCTATAATTCCAGCCTGATTCTCAACCAGCAGTCCCAGACGCTCGGACAGGTTCTGGAGAACGATCCTTCCGTCCGCACGACCATGGGATATGGCAACTTCTCGGAAATGTTCGTCATTCGCGGTTTTCCCGTGAATGGCGACGATATTTCGATCAACGGACTTTATGGCGTCGTTCCCCGGCAGCTTGTTTCGCCTCAGCTTTATGATCAGGTTCAGGTGCTGAATGGCGCCAGTGCGTTCCTCAACGGTGCGGCGCCCAGCGGTTCATCCATCGGCGGCAACATCAACCTGATGTTCAAGCACGCTGAAAAGACCGACCTCAATCGCGTTACAGGCGATTACACCAGCAATGGGCAGGGCGGCGGCGCTATCGATTTTGGTCGTCGCTTTGGTCAGGACAAAGCGTTCGGGTTCCGTCTGAACGCGGCAGGCATGGATGGCCAGACTTCCATCGACCATGAGCGACGGCATGACGCGGTCGTTGGCGGCACATTCGACTGGCACGACGACAACACGCGTATTGATCTCAACATGGCCTATCAGAACCAGAATGTTCAGGATGGCCGCGGCGGTGTTTTTCTCGGCTCTGGAGTGACCTCGGTTCCCCGTCCGGTGGCGCCATCCCACAATTTCGGTCAGCGCTGGACCTATGCTGACCTGAACTATCTGTTCGGCACACTGAATATCGAGCATGACTTCGGGAAACACATTACTGTTTATGGCGCTTTCGGAGCACTGGGCAGCGACGAGAAGGGAAATTATTCCACCTTCACGGTAAGCAATGCGGCCACCGGGGCTGGCACCGCAGGGGCCATGTATGTGCCCTATCAGCAGAGCAATGAAAGCACGCGCGCAGGTGTCAGGGCCCATGTGGATACGGGGCCCATTCATCATGAAATCAACGCTGGTGGCTCTGCCTTATGGGAAGAAGCCCGTACAGCCTATTCAATGTATTATAACAATGCTGCTCCACTAAACAGCAATCTCTACAACACGCCCCAGCTCGCGGCTCCTGAGCAGAACCTTGCGGGTGGCAATCTGAAAGACCCTACCCGTTCAAACTGGACCAAACTGTATAGCCTGTATCTTTCCGACACGATGACGTTCTGGCACGACCGGATCGTCCTGACAGCCGGTTTCCGGTATCAGAATATTCTCGATAACAGCTACAATTATTCAACAAACGGTTCTCTTCAGGACGGATACAACAAGGGCGCGTTTACACCTGTTGTCGGCCTTGTCATTCACCCGACACGTCAGACGGCGATTTACTTCAACCGGATTGAAGGTCTTTCCAAGGGGCCAGCTGCGACAGGTACGAATGTCGTCAATCTGGGACAGATCTTCGCACCCTACCAGAGCGTCCAGTACGAAGTCGGTGCAAAATATGACATTGGACGGTTCAATGTCGGGCTGGCATTTTACCAGATCTCCCAGCCGAACTCCTACACGGAGCCTTATGGCAACACAGGTGAACTCATATTCCGTGACAACGGAGTGCAGCGAAACCGAGGCATGGAACTCACCGTCAACGGTGAGATCATCAAGGGATTGCGTTTCAATGGCGGCCTGACGCTGATCGATGCCGATCTGAAACGTACGGCTGGCGGCACCAATAACGGTCATACTGCCATTGGAATCCCGAATTATACGATCAACGGCAACCTTGAGTATGACCTGCCCTTCCTGAAAGGCGCGACGGTTATCGGGCGCGTGGTCAATACCGGCAAGCAGATGGTCAATGTAGAGAACACGGCCCACCTGCCCGTCTGGACCCGCTTCGATCTCGCCGCACGATATACGTTCGCCGCTTACGGCAAGCCGCTGACCTTGCGGTTTGGCGTGGATAATCTTGCCAACACGCGCTTCTGGTCATCCGCCTTCAATGGCTATCTGCTTGAAGGTCTGCCGAGAACCTTCAAGTTCTCGTTCACCACGGATCTCTGA
- a CDS encoding FUSC family protein, whose amino-acid sequence MKTTALPLCRRFNRFTMQLAGGMMPPAITHWLGVRAISITPEQIGVREGLRAGVAVGSVMLLAWYLDAPLMAWSAFAAFWTCLVDPGGLIRLRLATLLKFGSSGTLITGLLSVASGYGLVPVFIALGICIFICGLARQRGPVATQISVLAAIVAVVAVCYPQTPLGGVHLAGMFVGGSVWAALICIFAWPVDPYVPQRQACAAIFREQANMISRLLLLSERNALDHDALYHEISSYRRDIRNRIEQARKRVEMLSADVLNSRTHGTLLRTVEAGDRIFVAAMGFEHAAFTAPLPPIARRTAGLIAATLRRAAREIASPQPRPECLTRQIHFLRTVGPRDGDLFARCAHLCADALTDLQQTWQTPAEDGQITASPSQSKAQNWPTAIFVRHAARLSVAVLIAYAIALWLDLPYAYWAMMAVVVVIQPSVNVTLPRALERVAGSVAGGLLAAVMGVTLPMPVVLLLIFPLAAVTIALRGVNYTLCVMFMTQLFVLVTDLVSTTHGWDVALSRAANNTIGSLVGLAACVLLWPEAKAPSLAQQIMAAVSANLRYAMLAAREDKASWNEIEHARREAGTFSTKAEVLYQQTRLEGLRRSDYLKTCGDILFMLRRLAGAANVWWLEYNDASLLLRAEERTALSSLAQAGPLTKKTGLSEADLKEILSLLTALSVEKTER is encoded by the coding sequence ATGAAAACCACTGCCCTTCCCCTTTGCCGACGCTTCAACCGTTTCACCATGCAACTGGCAGGTGGCATGATGCCTCCCGCCATAACGCACTGGCTGGGTGTGCGCGCAATCAGCATCACGCCGGAACAGATTGGTGTGCGAGAAGGGCTGCGGGCGGGCGTGGCTGTCGGGTCGGTGATGTTGCTGGCGTGGTATCTGGATGCACCGCTCATGGCCTGGTCGGCCTTCGCCGCCTTCTGGACCTGCCTTGTTGATCCCGGTGGTCTGATACGTCTCAGGCTTGCGACCCTGCTGAAATTCGGCTCTTCCGGCACACTGATCACAGGCCTGCTTTCCGTCGCCTCAGGCTATGGTCTGGTGCCGGTCTTCATTGCTCTGGGCATCTGCATTTTCATCTGTGGACTGGCGCGTCAGCGCGGACCGGTCGCCACGCAGATCAGTGTGCTCGCGGCCATCGTCGCGGTGGTCGCCGTCTGCTATCCACAGACACCGCTGGGAGGCGTGCATCTCGCAGGCATGTTTGTTGGTGGCTCTGTCTGGGCCGCGCTGATCTGCATCTTTGCCTGGCCCGTCGATCCTTATGTGCCGCAAAGACAGGCCTGTGCCGCGATTTTCCGCGAGCAGGCAAACATGATCAGTCGGCTTCTGCTGCTTTCCGAGCGTAACGCGCTTGATCATGACGCGCTCTATCATGAGATCAGCTCCTACAGGCGCGATATCCGCAACCGGATCGAGCAGGCCCGCAAACGCGTGGAGATGCTCTCGGCTGACGTTCTGAACAGCCGCACTCACGGAACGCTCCTGCGCACCGTGGAAGCGGGTGACCGGATTTTCGTCGCGGCCATGGGCTTCGAGCATGCCGCTTTTACGGCCCCGCTTCCTCCGATCGCTCGACGGACAGCCGGATTAATTGCTGCGACCCTGAGACGTGCGGCACGCGAAATTGCCAGCCCCCAACCCCGGCCTGAGTGTCTGACCCGACAGATCCATTTCCTGCGCACCGTAGGGCCACGCGATGGTGATCTGTTTGCCCGGTGCGCTCATCTGTGTGCGGACGCTCTCACGGATCTTCAGCAGACGTGGCAAACGCCAGCCGAGGATGGACAGATCACCGCCAGTCCGTCTCAATCCAAAGCGCAGAACTGGCCGACCGCCATCTTCGTAAGGCACGCAGCACGTCTTTCCGTCGCGGTGCTGATTGCCTACGCGATCGCTCTCTGGCTCGACCTGCCCTACGCCTACTGGGCGATGATGGCGGTGGTCGTGGTCATCCAGCCCAGCGTGAACGTGACATTGCCCCGTGCGCTGGAGCGTGTGGCAGGCAGCGTCGCAGGCGGTCTGCTTGCGGCTGTCATGGGCGTCACCCTGCCCATGCCGGTGGTCCTGCTGCTTATCTTTCCTCTGGCCGCCGTGACCATTGCGCTAAGAGGCGTGAACTACACGCTGTGTGTCATGTTCATGACGCAGCTTTTCGTGCTGGTCACCGATCTTGTCAGCACAACCCACGGCTGGGACGTCGCGCTGTCCCGAGCCGCCAACAACACCATAGGCAGTCTGGTGGGACTGGCGGCGTGTGTCCTGCTCTGGCCGGAAGCGAAAGCGCCTTCTCTGGCGCAACAGATCATGGCGGCCGTCTCGGCCAATCTTCGTTACGCCATGCTGGCGGCAAGAGAAGACAAGGCGTCATGGAATGAAATCGAGCACGCCCGACGTGAGGCTGGTACGTTCTCGACCAAGGCCGAGGTTCTGTATCAGCAGACGCGTCTGGAAGGCTTGCGTCGTTCCGACTATCTCAAAACCTGTGGCGACATCCTTTTCATGCTCAGGCGACTTGCGGGAGCCGCCAACGTCTGGTGGCTGGAATATAACGATGCCAGTCTGTTATTGAGAGCAGAGGAAAGAACCGCTCTTTCCTCCCTCGCACAGGCTGGACCTCTGACAAAGAAAACCGGGCTCAGTGAAGCCGACCTCAAAGAGATCCTGTCCCTGTTGACGGCGCTGTCAGTTGAGAAAACCGAGAGATAA